CCCTGGTATTGAATTCCTCAGTGTGGGAGCGCAGTATCCCTGGTATTGAATTCCTCAGTGTGGGAGCGCAGTATCCCTGGTATTGAATTCCTCAGTGTGGGAGCGCAGTATCCCTGGTATTGAATTCCTCAGTGTCAGAGCGCAGTATCCCTGGTATTGAATTCCTCAGTGTGGGAGCGCAGTATCCCTGGTATTGAATTCCTCAGTGTCGGAGTGCAGTATCCCTGGTATTGAATTCCTCAGTGTCAGAGCGCAGTATCCCTGGTATTGAATTCCTCAGTGTGGGAGCGCAGTATCCCTGGTATTGAATTCCTCAGTGTCGGAGCGCAGTATCCCTGGTATTGAATTCCTCAGTGTCAGAGCGCAGTATCCCTGGTATTGAATTCCTCAGTGTCGGAGCGCAGTATCCCTGGTATTGAATTCCTCAGTGTGGGAGCGCAGTATCCCTGGTATTGAATTCCTCAGTGTCAGTGCGCAGTATCCCTGGTATTGAATTCCTCAGTGTGGGAGCGCAGTATCCCTGGTATTGAATTCCTCAGTGTCGGAGCGCAGTATCCCTGGTATTGAATTCCTCAGTGTGGGAGCGCAGTATCCCTGGTATTGAATTCCTCAGTGTGGGAGCGCAGTATCCCTGGTATTGAATTCCTCAGTGTGGGAGCGCAGTATCCCTGGTATTGAATTCCTCAGTGTGGGAGCGCAGTATCCCTGGTATTGAATTCCTCAGTGTCAGTGCGCAGTATCCCTGGTATTGAATTCCTCAGTGTCGGAGCGCAGTATCCCTGGTATTGAATTCCTCAGTGTCAGAGCGCAGTATCCCTGGTATTGAATTCCTCAGTGTCAGAGCGCAGTATCCCTGGTATTGAATTCCTCAGTGTCAGAGCGCAGTATCCCTGGTATTGAATTCCTCAGTGTCAGAGCGCAGTATCCCTGGTATTGAATTCCTCAGTGTGGGAGCGCAGTATCCCTGGTATTGAATTCCTCAGTGTCAGTGCGCAGTATCCCTGGTATTGAATTCCTCAGTGTCAGAGCGCAGTATCCCTGGTATTGAATTCCTCAGTGTCGGAGCGCAGTATCCCTGGTATTGAATTCCTCAGTGTGGGAGCGCAGTATCCCTGGTATTGAATTCCTCAGTGTGGGAGCGCAGTATCCCTGGTATTGAATTCCTCAGTGTCAGAGCGTATTGAATTGGGTTTGTTGTTAATTTGATATGGACTGGGGCGGCCATTTGATGGGTTGCAAATAAAGATTCAACACATGAAAGGGTGCGTCTCAAATGCCCTGTCCAGCCAGAAGCAGCAACTACAGCCCAAGCACATGCACGTCAAGTGACCACATTCATTTGTCATGGGGGCTGCCCCGTGCACTCTGTGGGGCTCCAACACATGTTTTCAACACATGAATCTACTTCCAAGGGTAACATACTCTCAGTGCAGAACAGCAAAACCAGCCCTTGTACTACTAGATTGGTGTGTACTGTTGATATGAGCCCAAGCTGCAATACCCCTGTGACTGGCCTGTGTGATCAGTGTGTCCCTGAGCAgcactgtaccccccccccccagcagcaGCTCTCTAGTGGCTAagctgttgtttttaataaaagacTAAAGGCAGGGTGGGAGGGCTGGGAGTTCATCTTCCCTGCATTCCATAATAAAGAGCTGTTCCTTCTGTTAAAGAAATTACCTCTCCTAGTGCAGCATGATCTTTAATAACAAGATCACTGTCCTGTTTGTACACCAGCAgccccacacacactgacgcacacacacacactgacgcacgcactgacacacgcacacacacacacacacgcacacacagactgacgcatgcacacacgcacactgacgcacacacacgcgcacgcacactgacgcacacacacgcacacacctcgTTTCACCCCTGGCTCACCTTCATGTAGGCTGCCTCGGTCTCAGCGATGGTGCGGTCGAAGTCATTGCGTGATGCCAGCTTGCGCGCCAGGCTCTCGTTGACGCGGCTCAGCTTCTCCGTCAGGATGCGGATGTCGTTCTGCAGCTTcgtcttctcctcctcctcctgcaggaTCTGCCGGTTGAGCTCCTCGCGCTTGGAGCACAGCTCCTCGATGCCTGAGGAAACACCACGGGAGCAGTCAGCACTGAGAGAGACACGAGGAACAGGGTCTGCCTGCTACACACCAGCATGCAATTACAAAGGGCAACTCTTTAGGGGAGAGCAGGCTTGTACTGCCCAGCAATCAGCTGTTTCATGTTTTTCCATTGCTGAGTGAATGCTTTCCAGGCTGCTGTTTCACTTCACCAGCAAGCACAGGTTAGCTGGGCACAGGTATCTTTTGCAATGCTGTTTTGctcagcccagtcactacagtgCAGACCCGGTTTTGAATGCCTGGAATAGCACAGTGATACAGTAAGAGAGCACAGCTAGTCTGAGATTGCACTACCGGGAGAATAACCCAGGACCAGATCAACCTGTACAGAGCAAACAGACCCACACAATACAACTACTGACACGGAGAACACAAGAGAACCCAACGACAGAAACCGAGGCAGCTggaaaaacacacagaaaccaaACCCTTTTGTATGATGCTGTTCAACTTGTCCAGAGTGAACAACCGCACAATCTagacaggatcgctgtgttactGAAGTTCACTCAAGACGCAGGCAGCGCAGCAGCACCTGTACAGAGCAGGGCTAATTCAAT
This portion of the Acipenser ruthenus chromosome 31, fAciRut3.2 maternal haplotype, whole genome shotgun sequence genome encodes:
- the LOC117964708 gene encoding microtubule nucleation factor SSNA1-like; translated protein: MTQQGAALQTYNNELVKCIEELCSKREELNRQILQEEEEKTKLQNDIRILTEKLSRVNESLARKLASRNDFDRTIAETEAAYMKILESSQTLLNVLKREAGSLSKGTLSHSAHKDS